The Acropora palmata chromosome 3, jaAcrPala1.3, whole genome shotgun sequence nucleotide sequence TGATTTTATGTGACTTTCTGTCGTCAAATTTCTAGTCTATAATCAGACGCTTTTGGGCGCACCTCTGGGATAAAGTTATATGTCACTAAAAAAGTGGTTTTCGCCCAGCCTCATAACAGAATTCGTGCGTCACATCTAGGGTCAAAGTGAAAGAGTTATGAAGTCGGAAAAAATAagtcaacaaaacaaataaattagCGGTGTTCAAGGGCGGCAATTCTAATCGGTATGGTTAAACCATTTATTGCATTCCACATTATTGAGCCTTTGTCTTAATTGATCATTTGGGCCTCGGCAATGCGGAACTAAAGTGGTTTTAATTAAGGTTTTAGGCTGTTCGAGTTGCCTGGTTGATGGCTTGGAAGTGGCATTAACTTGAAATGGTGTTAGGATCGATGTCTGGTTTTCATCTCTTATTAGAacatttaagtttttttttttcattactttAGTTTTTTCATGCTTTCACCCACCACAAGTCCCCAAGTACATCGACATAATAGGGATGCAAAATTCCTTATCTTCTCTCATTGATCTTATCCAAGTGTTTGTTGCTTGTCGATATTGCAAAAGAGCACTTGTTTTGATCGAGCAATTTCTGATCAATTAAGACAAAGGGTCAGTAAAGTGGAAAGCAATGAATGGTTCAACCATGCCGAATTGTGATGCCCCCTAGAACGCGGctaatttatttgtttgtttacttgttttccctattttttaaCCCTTGCTCTGACGCATGAAGTCGCTTCTGTTCTCTGAttgggtgaaaaaaaaagattcaaatTGGATCGCAGCAATGTCGCATCGCTTTCTGGTCCTAAGCTTCTGACAGGCAAGATGGCGGCTGTTGTTTTACAGAGCGAAGTCAGTGAACAAGTTGCAGACGTCGCTAACGCTGATATTCCAGCGGAAGAAAAGCATGCTGACGAAAAAGCTGTTGTAGAAGACATCAAAGAGGAAGGTTCGTTTCAACAATAATGTACATTCTATCAGGATTGTTCGAATTAATAGTTTTTAGCCTGCTAACCAAATCGACACGTGGTACCGAGGCATGAATTTATCAGTAATATAAGATCGCCAAAAAAAAGACCTTCTCTGATATTTTGGGAAAAATTACTTTGGGACATCTTGTGGTTAATCTCGTGGTTTTTCAACCATTAGTTGCTTAGATCTTGGGAATAAGTTTATTGGTTGAGGATGGACTTCAACAGCGTCCGCATATGCCTAGGAGTTTTACAAGAAGTGAGCGTTATTAGCATTGTgatcttgtcattttcttcCCCTTTTAAGTGTGGTAAAAATCCTACTCCATTTTTTGCGTGCACAAATGATCGATAGATAATTTGAAActcttgttttgaaacttcCCATCCCCAAACGATGATTGGTTTTGTGAGTAGAGGCTGCAGGTGAATGAGAAGATAAACATCCAGAGAAGCTCCTTATTTATTGGTTGATGTATTTATCTGTGAAAGTTGTGTAAAAACAAGCGCCCTTATTCGGAATTTCTGAAAATCAAATCGAAAGGATTTATAAAAATGACTAGAAATGCCTTTGCTAAATTGATCTTAATAATGCACATGAAATCACATATCTGGATGATCTTAATTGGCCACCTCTTAACTATAGGATACTGTTTTTGTAACTGTTTATAATCTCCTATCATGGTTATGTTCTAAAACCAAAAGCATTTAACAAAGCCTTTGGAATTGCTGAAATGACTGAACCCtctcaaacaaaaacagctgAAAAAATTTCATGGAAATCACTGAAAGTGCTGAAAAAACTAAGACAAACCGCATAGTGTCCTACAGTCTTTTGGCAGCCAGAAAGGAAACGAAAAGCATTCATAACTATTGTGAAGCATGTTTCAATGACATCTCCGATCGATTACATAATATGTAAATGTTGTTGTGAAAGCCATTAGGATGTCTATTAATAACATATTGCAAAAACAGtactaaaaacaataataacaattattgtcattgtttaTGCTGAAGATAAACACTAGCTCCCCGTGGATCATTTTATGTTCATTCAAAATACAGTAGGTGAAATGCTCGCCTTTAACTTGTTCTTATTGTCTTGTTTTAATCACTCTTCTTTGATGAAACAGATCTTACAATTTGAAGCGGTGGTAGTTTAACTAGTGCAAACAATATTTGTCAGACTGTTTGTCTAGTTTTTCAGCTGTTTTGACATCTTTTGTTTGATGGAATTAAATTCACTATGATGCCCTGAAGCTGGGACAactgaaacaataattgttgttcTGTTTTGGTTGTCCTAGAGGTTGTTGTTTAGAACATTCCAGTGTTTCCAGTTTATTTGTGATTTTGTTGCAGCATACCCTCATAAGATAACTCAAGGAAAGGCACTAGATTGTTGTGCAATTAAGTTGGTAATGTCTGATAATCTTTGCAGAAATAGCTTTAGGTCCTCATTCCTCTCCCCTTAAAGTTTAGGGTGTAATTTGCACTCAGTGTTTGGAGCCATCTGCTACTTGAGCTGAGAAGGGCTTCCTCTGTTGATCTCAAAGGTTAAAATGTTTCCATTCAAGAAAATTTGATCTTATTCCTAAGTATTTAATGTTCCATTAATTGCAAATAAATCTATGTATTTCTGAGATGTGCACTCTTTTATCATGTACAGTATAAGCACATTTGCTTGTCAACCTAGAGTGTACAAAATAAATACTACACTGATAATCATAATAGTACGAATAATGATCatggtaataataaaaataaagaagactTTAGCACATTGCGAAATGTGTGTCTGTTATGGACAGCTATGCCTCTGAAATTGTGTGTTGAACACCTTGGGTCAGGGTATTTGACTTGTTATGTAACAAATTGAAAACCAGTTGTATTGTCAACAAAGCTgtcaaaaaagcaaataacaaTAGTGTTAGTGATGTCTTACAATAATGTTTTGTGGTAAACTTCACATCATATGTTGGAATGTTGCTCTGAAAAAGTTCCAACATTTCACAGATAAAAAGGAGAAACCTTCAGAGGAAAAGGGAGATGAACCCAGCGATGCCAACAATGAAACTAAAGGCGAACCAGATCAGGTAAAGAAATGTCATGCAATGTATTtatgaaaatgttttacaTTCCTTATTGGGCAGAGGGAGAGGGTTATGTGAGAGAAGCTTTGCTAGCACCGATTTTAAGTGAGGAATACGTTTTTGCAACTGGTCATAGCTTTTTTAACCTGACTACCTAGCATTGGTTTGTATGTTGTCAATACCTTTGttcctgtctttttttttttctctcttttctaACTTGATTAAAAtgtgattattattaaactgTAATTGCAAGGGTAAATGAGGAGCTTGGCTTCAAATTATTGTGACCAAATTCTTTGCTTTTGCAGTTAAAAGATTCATGTTCATGTGGTAAATGAAAGTTTAATTCAATAAATGTGATATATTTCAGAttctatttcaaaattattgtctAATTGTGTTGTGTAGATGAAGACTTTTTCAACCATATTATTTTCTCTGACTAGTGTTAAAGTAACTTAAATTAACTTTTAAGAAAACTGTGAACATTTCATTTGTTGGTTCAGGTCAATCTTGGTGTTTGTTCATGTCAAAGTTTTGAGTGCTATGCAAGTATGATGTATTATTATATCATGATTGTCTTAAAGGTACCCACCCAGGCTTTTGACAAAAAGTGATCTGCTTACTTTACTGCATATGAATAAGGAATAGTTAATCTATTGACATTAAAACTTCAAAGGGTCGGTTTACTTTCTTGTTTGGGACCTCCTACTTTGCAGTCCCAGTGAATAATTAACACCATTTTTAAAAGcaatctttgtttttctctgaTATATCAgcaaggaaggaaaaaaaaaatgaagttgcAATTTGTCAATGAGACCAAAATTCGCAAACATTGGTTTCACTATCAAAGAAATATGTATTAGAGTCAAGCAGTGAATGGTTGAATTCGTTCTTTGTCAATAGTAGTGAAGAAGATTTTCATGTCTACTCAGCTAAACTACCATTTATGTCTCCAGAGCTATTGTAAAGATGTGTCAAATTTTGAAGGCTCATTGGTTTACTTGCAAAACAACATTTCCTGTTGGAAGCCTTAGCTTATAGGAGTTAAACAAATAGTAAATCCACAAAAGAGGCTTTGTGACAAGAAGTGAAGCTCTACAAACCTTTGAACATCtctgtcagccattttgttttcgtcaCTTATATGTATCAGGACTAGTTCAGTATTGCGGAACCTCCTTCTTTCTGCTTTTCCTGTCCCCCACTCTGTTAGGAGTTTTGTTATGTTTATCTGTTGCTAGGTGGGTTTGTGTCTTGTGATATTGAGTCAACATCTTTGTGTAAGATTACATGAGATATCCTGTGTAAAATGGGTTGACAGACCAATGTGACTGTCACCTGCTGTGTGTCCATGGTGTTCAAGCAGCCTTTACAGTTTTGCTTTGGCAATCATATCTTTTAGCGATTTTTCTTTGCTATAAGAGGTCAAGGGAGGTTCCTTGAATAAAACTGCTTAGTAACCGATCCAGATTCTTTCTAGGTCAAATTGACTTCCATCGAAGCTGTAAAACTTTGCTCTGTATTTGCAATTTAttcaaactttattttaaaacacaaaaacacacTTTTTGAATATAAGATGTTAGAAGCTGTTTGTAAATGGGAAACTGTCTACATCTGACAGCACAAAAATTTGCCAGGGCTGGTACCTTAACCCTTCCacgcccaaggggttccccattgacaagtaaaattgtctggcattAGAAAGAGTGAAAAAATTAATCTGTAAGTGTCAGTTTGCACTTGAAGGAAGTCAAAGGGTTCAGAAAACCATACATGAATATTGGTATTGGCACACTTATTGATGAGCTCTGAGCTTGAGGTGATTAAACAGATGAAACGCTTTGTTCCTAAAGAAGCTGTGATGCTGTATCACTGGGGATTTTAGTGTATCATGTAAATTTGGTCAGAAACGACTTGATAAAGGCCATTTAGCACGTATGGGAGTCAAAGGGTTAAATGGCAAATTTTGTCATCTTGGTGATAATACGAACACTGAAGTCCTCTGTCATATGGACATCATAAAGGAGGGTTAAGGATgtaaaatgtttacttttgttCTTGCAGAGTATGAATGGAGACAGTAAAAAAACTGCAGAGTCTTCTAATGGATTGGGGGAGAAAGTAGCCAAGCATTATAATGCCATTCCAGCTGGAAACAGGCATACTCGCAGGGAGAGTCCAATATTTCACCTCAAGAATTTCAACAACTGGGTGAAGAGTGTGATCATCAATGAATGCTtggaaaaagtaaaaaggtGAAGAAATTGTTAATTGCCCCCGAGGGTGGGATCTAATTCTTCTTCTgctcctttttcttcttttttttttttctttttctcgttattattgttatcattattatttttatcattattattattactttgtgTACCTTTAGGGGAAATTCAAGAGATATCTGTGTGCTTGATCTTTGCTGTGGAAAAGGTGGTGACCTCCTCAAGTGGCAGAGAGGAAGAATAAAGAAACTTGTGTGTGCAGGTCAGGACAATAGAATCTCTCACAGCCAAGAAACTCAGAGTCAGATATCTTTAAAATCTACGCAATTTCCTACTGGCCCACGGGCTGCTTCATGTGAAATTTTGGCTAGCTACCTCTAGAGACATTCAATCTTGCTCTTTCAGGCACAGGAGCAGTGAATTAAAAGTAGGGAAGGTGCCTTTCCTTACCCAGGTTGAGGTCCATAGTTGTGGGTGAAGATTGTATTCTAAATAATAATGGTCTTTTTTGCTAAAAGATAAAAGTACATATTTTTTGTTACATTATACACTTAAAGAAAATCTACCCTAAAAATAACCCTGTTCAACTACAAATGCATGATAAAACTTACAGAAACTACTTTATTATGTGTCTAAAAATCAATCTATTTACATGAGACGTTATAAATCGTTCTGTGTTAACCTTGGGGAGGGCACACTGTTCTTTACGGAGATTATATTTTTTCTCCTAACTGTCTTTTGTCAATGGTGGATTTCAttgatatttgttttttcagacATTGCCCAAGTTTCAGTGGAACACTGTCAAGATAGGTACAAAGAGATGAAAACGACCCACGAGAACCGGCGTTACAGAGATCCACTTTTTACACCAGAATTTATTGTTGCTGATTGTAGCAAGGTAATGGAGTTTTCAAGTAATCACCTCCAGCCTTAACACCAAGAATAATGTCTTTTCTGAACTGTCTTGACATTTGTGCTCCCCAGTGAATTTGTATTGTAGCTTTGTATTTTTCTATCCTGAAAATGCCAGCAATCCTTCAGAGGACTTCACTCTCAAATTTCACTTGTCTGTTGGCCTGTGAAATTGTGAATAACACAGTTTTGTAATGCAGCTCACAGAATTTTTGCCAAAGACCTCTCCAAGTCTTGCTTTCAGTGATACTTACTTTGGTATGTGAAAACAGAGCCCATCCTAAGCAAGGCCTTGTTAGACATCTTCCCCAAGCTCCTGTTGGGAAAATGCCTTGGGTTGGGCTCATTTTGGGTTTTGATTGATTTCATGCTAACAGTCACACACTAATAAGTATTTATTGCCCACAGTTTATAAATACAGTAccgttcaaaagtaagttgacaCTCGATTCTCGATCCTCGCAtgaatcgagaatcgagatTCGATTCTCGATGACTacgtctcgattctcgatgaGTGCCTCTCGATTCTCGATGTTTGCGTCTCGATTCTCTTACTCGATTCCTGCGAGACTCGCCAAACCGGAACGGCTTTTGTTTGAGTTTCGAGTAATTAACTCTCGACTCTCGATACTCAAATTCTGGAACGGCCTCTGTGTAAGTTTGAACACAATACACCTGCTTTATTGCTACGAGAATCGCCCTTTGTAAAGGTTTTAGCTATCGTCTGATAGCTATCGTTATCGCCTCTGgtgaaaaaacttgaaatggTTCGTGAAGTATTACAAATCAGGCGCGGCGAATTTATgcctaaacaaacaaaaccaagagCTTTCCTCGCGCTGTACTCACAGAGTTGTAAGGCAGAGGTGGTTGACAGAGCAAATAGGATTTGGTGCCAAGAAGACCTCTCCCTCATGATTGGCGGAGCCAGTTTGAACAGTTTCTTATTTAGCAGCGAGATTTGCCTCTGGGTCTGTTATGGGTCAAATTTATTCTTTTCTGGTGTTTTCATGGAAATTTCTAGTCAAGTCAGGGTTGGTCATACAAAAAAAGCTTTGCTCCTCCATGGGCAAGAGCCTCTTGTACATAGGTAAATCGGTTGGTGTGACTGCAGCTGTGATGAAGATATACGGTGATGTAATTGTCAGGGTATTGATAGGGTTTATGATGTTGACAGGAACGACTTGCAGACAAGTACCAGGATAAAGATCTCCAGTTTGATTTGGCCAGTTGCCAGTTCTCAATTCATTACGCCTTTGAGAGTTACGAACAAGCTGACATGATGCTAAGGAATGCATGTGAACGAATCAAAGTTGGAGGATATTTCATCGGAACAACCTTGAATTGTTATGAGATGGTGTAAGTACAGTACATCTGCAGGACGAGGAAATGTGTTTTTATCAATGTATGGAAGTGATTTCAGTTTAAATGATCCTTTCAGTTATTAGCACTACTTAAGCAATGGCGTTAGATTGCGGTAAACAATGAATTTACTACTCCAATGATTCGGCACTGTCGTTTAGTGCTGTAAACACCGGTTTGTAAGTTGCACCTGCAGATAAGCCACACCCCGAGTTTGAGAGCCCAaaattggggggggggggggggcatttttgcaattgaaatatttattgtgTTAATGCTTCGCTACAGAAAAGTAACAGTCGTactgacaataattattattaaccatTGACATCATGACTTTATCCTCTTTGCTTTTTAATCACAGTCGACGGTTGGAAAGCTCAGAGGGTCTTTCGTTTGGGAATGATGTGTATGAGGTTACATTTGAGACAAAAGGGGAATACTCACTGTTTGGTTGCGAGTATCATTTCCGTCTTGAGGGAGCCGTTGATTGCCCAGAGTTCTTGGTTTACTTCCCCATGCTTGAAAAGTAAGTAGAGATGGATTTTGttatgtggctaaatgtaatttaggccaAGTTAAAATCGAGCCAATGCTGGTCAGCGGGGTTCGCGGATCATGCGCCCCTATTCGACATACGGTTCATCGCTGAGCTATAGATAACGCGTACTCGCTCAGGGAAGTCGTGCAATTTGCAGCACCAAATTGTGCATTTGTGCGTAACATCTAAAAACCACCTCTCTAAATTAATTAACTGGGGATAACATTCACCTCCGCTTTTAATGAACAGAAGTGAGGAAGCATGCATTTATGATTGTTTAGTCACAGTAGTAATAGTAGGACAAATTGTCAATATTGCATGAAGGTTTTCGTGGCCCTCCTTCCACAAGTCTCATGAAAATCATTGATAGGTAATCAAAGTTAAAAGCACGCTGACTTTTCCCAGTTAAGACGGactccgttcaaagttcgagcaatacttgcaaaaattatttactaaaaatctgctcacagcacggtaacttcttgaatgctatttaaaacatctaattgtaattcagttctctaagtgaccccacgatgaaatccccaagcattctctaGAAacttaatgtcaaacttcgtaagaatgctaaaagcgagtctTATTGTGTtctcaactaacgcgaaacgtcctttttgactgaaatatggataacttaaagttcaattttcactcgcgggtcagcttgagagcttaaatctcgataggatcttcttacctttatttaaaatattaccatgctaagagggttttttggtaacttaatttttgccattattgctcgaatgttgtgcggaaatcatcttaacaaCATTGCAAGCGAGCacataaaatcattttcactcGTTATTAGCAAGTATATCAAAGAATTCATGCGACTGCTTCTGATCACATCTGGCGAAGGTACCAGACAGGATTGTCAAAATACCGAATGCCGAGTATCGAATGTCTGCTTTGTACGCTGCAGTCATTCAAAATGAGGAAGGGCTAAAACTGTGTGTGATTGTCCGCCTGGTTGTTTGTAAAATATAATGTACCATTCACCGTCATGTTAGCAAAGTTTTTCAGCTTTATTATTTGGTCTTGAAGTTTAAAATTTTAGTTATTGGAATAACGTTTTGTTAATGACTTGGGAGGAAATTGCTGAGATCCCTAATTACCTATTGAAGGCTAATGACACGGGCACGTTTGTGTCTTTTAGAATGGCAGAAAAATATAACATGAAGCTTGTGTATACCAAGACTTTCTACGACTTTTTCCAagacaaagcaaaagaaacagcCAGTTTGCTTTACAAGATGAAAGCACTAGAGGTAAAGAACAGCCCATGTTGATGTTCGCTAGTCAGTATATTGATGGCGCACTGCTGTGATAAAATGGTTCTCAGTTTTAGCATTTTTTGTGGCAATTGCCAAGAGTTGTGTTGTAATCAGCGTATGTACAGTtatctctttctttcttggaTCTTTAAAACGTTCTTGTCTACTTTTCTCCAAACGGGCAATCTTTTTAGAGTTGTAACATTACTACGTATGGCTTACATACTTGATGTAAAACATTTACAGTTGTCTTAACAGGAGCTAAGACTGTTACCCTCTAATAATTGCTGTTGTATTCTCTTTGTATCCCTCGTTACTTTCGCCAGGTGATAACAACATGGCACCGAAATTACCGAAAATCTGTTTGCTAAATTTTCGTATTCAGGTTAatgtttgtgttgttgtctCTTGTTAAGACATACCCTCCTAGACAAGATGATGAAGAATTGGTGTCAAGTGTGGAGGATGCCTACGCTCATGCGAAAGACTTTCTCGAGGGAATCCAGTTGAACCAAGACAAGTCCTCATTCAATACAAAGTACAGAGAtcacagagaaaaaaatgtgaaatttgtGGTGAGCACTCGATGTTTTTGCTATAATAATAACTTGATTTGGGGCCTCTTCATATGAGCCAGGTTTACGGGGCTGGCCCAGTTtccgagaaaaaaaatatatggaCGTGTTCACATGATCGAATGGTTCTGGCTTGGTTCCCGAGATATCGGTTTTTCCAACCGGGATCTCGGAAACTGCGCCGGAAATTTTCCCGTATGAACACTTCGGCTCGGTGACTGAGAGGAATTTTCTCGACTAGGCcgccttgtttgttttgtttctcaaaagCAGTCCTCAGGATCTTAGCGCCTTTTCTCGTTTTCGAAAGCCAGCTGTAATTTCTCGTATGAACTCAAGACAAAATTTTTCCCTTAATCGGGCCAGCCCGTTCAACCGGGCTCATGTAAAGAGGCATCGAGGTTATTTTACCAAGCACAAGGGCACTAGTTATGTCAAAGACGGTGAATCAAATCAGAATCATCCTCTCAGAGTCTTAAATTAAGTGATGAGAAAGAGTCGCCTTTGTCATCTATTGATCGGTTTCAAATGAGTGTTGAAAAAAcgataccaaagtaattactccgaccaatcacaacaggagcaaacagcgcatgaaccaatcagaattcctagcaattacctgtaacttgctcaaagcgcggcaAAAATCGCACGTTGAAGGTGCGGTTGATTTTCCttcttattggttgaaaaattggcGCGAGACTTTTAAGCCAATGACTAAGCATCGCAATCGCGAAATTGCTTTAGACAGGCATTTGAAAAATGCTCTATATTTTTATAGGGCTATTACCCGTGGGCACAACCCTTAATTGTTGTGAATGCTTTAGGACGTGAAAGAACCTATTCAGTGTTCGTGGATGATACTCCCGACGTAAACCTGACCTATTCGTGTCAGGAAATGTGACCGCGTTGTGTCTTAGAAAGGCTTATGCGCTATGAGCAAAAATGTGTACGTAAAATGAGAGCTGCTAGAGAGTAAGAATGAATCGCTTCTGCGACGAAATGCTTAAGGTAACATTTTAAATGGCTTTCTtcatcttccttttctttttttttttttttacagggAACAATGTCGAAATCTGAATGGGAAGCTGTTGGTAAGTGATCTTATGAAAGATACAAGGTATAGATTTACGCGTCTGCTGTAAAGGCGAGCCAAAATAAAACTTCTAACGGACGACCTATACGTTGATCCAAGCTGCGACCTTTTAAATTAAGGACAGGTCTAGTTGGAGAATTTTGGTATGAGAAATCCAAATGGGTGGCTTACGGTATTGCAGTTACATACTTTTAACTTGAGGTCATCGTTGGCCGGTGTTTCCATATTCATACGCGTTGTGCGTCTTTCAAGGCGTACAAAGAGACTTACGTCGTCCGGACGCATTGTACTTTTCTTGCCCGTCTCTATACAGGACGAAGTAGATGACGAACTACAAGATGCTTTAAAATAAACTACACAAAGTCGTCCAGACGCATTATAAGTCTGTGGTACAAAAACGGCCaatgtttcagttttttcttcgTTTATATCCCGTGAGAGGTGAAAGTGTGactatgaaaaaaatagaaagttAAAATAAAGCCTTCGTCAACTGATTTGATGGAACTCATTTTTAAGGTTCTCAATTCGTTGTCAACGTTTTGTTCTGTCAGGTGTTTATATCGCATTTGTGTTCGTCAAAATCGACCCGGAGGTGGAAAAACGAAAGCAAGAGGAAGCTGAGAGACGAGAGAAGGAAAGAGCTGAACGAGAAGCACAAAGGAAGGagaaggaaagagaaaaggaagaaatagCTAAGGCAGAACAAGAAAAAGCCGAGCAAATCGcggaagaaaaagagaaaggagAAGAAGAGGCTAAAGTTGAGCCTGTGCAAGTAGCCGAGGAGGCCAAAATGGAACAAGGAACGGAAGAGGAAAAGGAGCCAGCCGAAATGGAAACCGAACCGATGGAAAAGGCGGAAGAAGAAAGCACAAAATCCAGGAAGAGAACACACCAGGAGACTGAGGCCGAACCGGAAGGCCAAGATGAGGGTGAGCCTGCGGAAAAGAAGCAAGAAATCGCTGACGAAACTTCTG carries:
- the LOC141875411 gene encoding mRNA cap guanine-N(7) methyltransferase-like, with the protein product MAAVVLQSEVSEQVADVANADIPAEEKHADEKAVVEDIKEEDKKEKPSEEKGDEPSDANNETKGEPDQSMNGDSKKTAESSNGLGEKVAKHYNAIPAGNRHTRRESPIFHLKNFNNWVKSVIINECLEKVKRGNSRDICVLDLCCGKGGDLLKWQRGRIKKLVCADIAQVSVEHCQDRYKEMKTTHENRRYRDPLFTPEFIVADCSKERLADKYQDKDLQFDLASCQFSIHYAFESYEQADMMLRNACERIKVGGYFIGTTLNCYEMVRRLESSEGLSFGNDVYEVTFETKGEYSLFGCEYHFRLEGAVDCPEFLVYFPMLEKMAEKYNMKLVYTKTFYDFFQDKAKETASLLYKMKALETYPPRQDDEELVSSVEDAYAHAKDFLEGIQLNQDKSSFNTKYRDHREKNVKFVGTMSKSEWEAVGVYIAFVFVKIDPEVEKRKQEEAERREKERAEREAQRKEKEREKEEIAKAEQEKAEQIAEEKEKGEEEAKVEPVQVAEEAKMEQGTEEEKEPAEMETEPMEKAEEESTKSRKRTHQETEAEPEGQDEGEPAEKKQEIADETSG